Proteins found in one Deinococcus apachensis DSM 19763 genomic segment:
- a CDS encoding glutathionylspermidine synthase family protein has product MRRLTFPPRPNWEGRLEDVGFTWYAPTPEHPVPYWGEEACYAFTPGEIETIRADAQELTRLVLDATGSAIAWGRLEELGIPTYLHQAVRESWDRDDPTLYMRLDLAYDPAGRVRLLEVNAQTPTSLIEAAVSQWHWLEDRLAAGQLPPGTSQWNTIHEGLGEQWAHLARERGVTSAHFSSAPVDEDIATVTYLRDLAQQAGVSGSYLTADEVGTSPEVNHLVDLLGLRIRNLMWLWPFEFAWESRDAAFLASTETRFIEPLWKVVTGSKGLLAWLHQREPDHPLLLPAALAPGALGGNVVRKPLYSREGQNVTLPGEEPTPGAYGDLLFVEQAYTPLPEFGGEDGTPRYPVLGVWVAGDEVCGLGIREGRGRVTDNRATFVPHVVMP; this is encoded by the coding sequence ATGCGGCGCCTCACGTTTCCACCCCGGCCGAACTGGGAAGGGCGTCTCGAAGACGTTGGTTTCACCTGGTACGCCCCGACCCCCGAGCACCCCGTCCCCTACTGGGGTGAGGAGGCCTGCTATGCCTTCACGCCGGGGGAGATCGAGACCATTCGGGCCGACGCGCAGGAGCTCACGCGGTTGGTGCTGGACGCCACCGGGTCCGCCATCGCCTGGGGACGGCTGGAGGAGCTGGGTATCCCCACCTACCTCCACCAGGCGGTGCGCGAGTCCTGGGACCGGGACGACCCCACCCTGTACATGCGGCTCGACCTCGCCTACGACCCTGCGGGCCGCGTCCGGCTGCTGGAGGTGAACGCCCAGACGCCCACCTCGCTGATCGAGGCCGCGGTCAGCCAATGGCACTGGCTGGAGGACCGCCTCGCCGCGGGCCAGCTTCCTCCAGGCACGTCCCAATGGAACACCATCCACGAGGGGCTGGGGGAGCAGTGGGCGCACCTCGCCCGAGAGCGCGGCGTCACCAGCGCGCACTTCTCCTCCGCACCGGTGGACGAGGACATCGCCACGGTGACCTACCTGCGTGACCTCGCCCAGCAGGCCGGGGTGAGCGGGTCCTATCTCACCGCCGACGAGGTGGGGACGAGCCCCGAGGTGAATCACTTGGTGGACCTGCTGGGGCTGCGCATCCGGAACCTGATGTGGCTGTGGCCATTTGAGTTTGCCTGGGAAAGCCGGGACGCGGCCTTCCTTGCCTCCACCGAGACCCGCTTCATCGAGCCGCTGTGGAAGGTGGTGACCGGCAGCAAGGGCCTGCTGGCGTGGCTGCACCAGCGTGAACCGGACCATCCCCTGCTGCTGCCCGCCGCGCTCGCGCCCGGCGCCCTGGGGGGGAACGTGGTCCGCAAGCCGTTGTACTCCCGCGAGGGGCAGAACGTCACCCTGCCCGGGGAAGAGCCGACGCCCGGTGCCTATGGGGACCTGCTCTTCGTCGAGCAGGCGTACACGCCTCTGCCCGAGTTCGGGGGAGAGGACGGCACGCCGCGTTATCCCGTGCTCGGTGTGTGGGTGGCGGGGGACGAGGTATGCGGGCTGGGCATCCGTG
- a CDS encoding RusA family crossover junction endodeoxyribonuclease: MKSPGHGWGWTPQRTLPPPPSAPQVPDIAPATLPGALLFALPWPPSLNSIWRATVVPCKPKKPGAPPYTARVLLSQEGRAYRRAVREAMNAYRSHAPYTTPPGARLALTLTACPPDKRARDLSNLPKALEDALTHAQVWADDSLIDELIVRRGEPTPGGRMVVQIVPIGNVLFGEP, encoded by the coding sequence GTGAAGTCACCCGGGCACGGCTGGGGCTGGACACCGCAGCGAACACTCCCGCCCCCGCCCAGCGCACCGCAGGTGCCGGACATTGCCCCCGCCACTCTGCCCGGCGCCCTCCTCTTCGCCCTGCCCTGGCCGCCCTCCCTCAACAGCATCTGGCGCGCGACCGTGGTCCCCTGCAAACCCAAGAAGCCGGGCGCACCCCCCTACACCGCCCGCGTGCTGCTCAGCCAGGAGGGGAGAGCGTACCGGAGGGCCGTGCGTGAGGCCATGAACGCCTACCGCTCCCACGCGCCCTACACCACGCCGCCGGGCGCCCGCCTCGCGCTGACCCTCACCGCCTGCCCGCCCGACAAGCGCGCCCGCGATCTCAGCAACCTCCCGAAAGCGCTGGAGGACGCCCTGACTCACGCTCAGGTCTGGGCGGACGACAGCCTGATCGACGAGCTGATCGTGCGGCGGGGCGAGCCAACCCCGGGCGGCCGGATGGTCGTGCAGATCGTCCCCATCGGCAACGTGCTGTTTGGAGAACCATGA
- a CDS encoding amidase → MSATDDVLFLPIAELGRRYRDGSLSPTTVTRLTLERIERLDPTLNAFITVTAERALAGAARAEEELRGGLDRGPLHGVPIALKDLVDMAGVPMTCGSRILADHLPERDAAITARLEAVGAVLVGKTNMLEFAYGIVHPDYGQTNNPWDRSRTAGGSSGGSAAAVAAGLCFAAVGTDTGGSIRIPASYCGVAGLKPTYGLVDLEGVFPLSWSLDHAGPLARTSDDARLLLEALTGRSFVLEREVRGLRVGVLRAHAGGEEVEAGVHEVFERACAALHEAGAVLADVEVPDLDLADAALLNVLLPEASAVHARWLSERPGDYAPATRTQLELGFAVPAVTHVRAGQYRRHLSRQFARVFGEVEAILTPTAPWVAPHEDPAVAGDEGAAEARRTGPHNLTGFPALSVNGGFGAGGLPVGLQIVTPPGQDGLALWLGGRLEELLGSVRLPPGPG, encoded by the coding sequence ATGTCAGCAACAGACGACGTGCTGTTCCTGCCCATCGCGGAACTAGGCAGGCGGTACCGGGACGGCTCCCTCTCCCCCACTACGGTCACGCGCCTGACGCTGGAGCGCATCGAACGCCTCGACCCGACCCTGAACGCCTTCATCACCGTCACGGCGGAGCGGGCGCTCGCGGGGGCAGCTCGGGCTGAAGAGGAGTTGCGCGGCGGCCTGGACCGGGGACCGCTGCACGGCGTTCCCATCGCGCTCAAGGACCTCGTGGACATGGCGGGTGTGCCCATGACCTGCGGCTCGCGGATTCTGGCGGACCATCTGCCCGAACGGGACGCGGCCATCACCGCGCGGCTGGAGGCCGTGGGCGCCGTTCTCGTCGGCAAGACAAACATGCTGGAGTTCGCGTACGGGATCGTTCACCCGGACTACGGGCAGACGAACAACCCCTGGGACAGGTCGCGCACAGCGGGTGGGTCGAGCGGGGGCTCGGCGGCGGCGGTCGCGGCGGGGCTGTGCTTCGCGGCGGTGGGGACGGATACCGGGGGCTCTATCCGCATCCCCGCGAGTTACTGCGGGGTGGCGGGGCTCAAGCCGACGTACGGGCTGGTGGACCTGGAGGGTGTCTTTCCCCTGTCGTGGTCGCTGGATCACGCGGGGCCGCTCGCGCGCACGAGCGACGACGCGCGGTTGTTGCTGGAGGCGCTGACGGGGCGCTCCTTCGTGCTGGAGCGGGAGGTGCGCGGGCTGCGGGTGGGGGTGTTGCGGGCGCATGCCGGGGGGGAGGAGGTGGAAGCCGGGGTACACGAGGTGTTCGAGCGGGCCTGTGCGGCGTTGCATGAGGCAGGGGCCGTCCTTGCCGACGTGGAGGTGCCTGACCTCGACCTCGCGGACGCCGCGCTGCTGAACGTCCTGCTTCCCGAGGCGAGCGCGGTTCACGCCCGCTGGCTCTCGGAACGTCCCGGGGATTACGCCCCCGCCACCCGGACGCAACTCGAACTCGGCTTCGCGGTGCCCGCCGTGACGCACGTGCGCGCCGGGCAGTACCGCCGCCACCTCAGCCGCCAGTTCGCGCGGGTCTTCGGGGAGGTCGAGGCCATCCTCACGCCCACGGCCCCCTGGGTCGCGCCGCACGAGGACCCGGCGGTGGCGGGCGACGAGGGCGCGGCGGAGGCCCGGCGCACGGGGCCGCACAACCTCACCGGGTTCCCGGCCCTGAGCGTGAATGGCGGCTTCGGCGCAGGGGGGCTGCCGGTCGGCCTCCAGATCGTGACGCCGCCCGGGCAGGACGGCCTGGCGCTCTGGCTGGGGGGGAGGCTGGAGGAGCTGCTGGGGAGCGTGAGGCTGCCGCCGGGGCCGGGCTGA